From the Paraburkholderia sp. PREW-6R genome, one window contains:
- a CDS encoding MSMEG_0569 family flavin-dependent oxidoreductase, with the protein MSNPAHPVTSRSHYSVIVVGGGQAGLSVSYYLKQAGIDHLVVEKKTLTHTWREQRWDTFCLVTPNWQCALPGYPYRGDDPHGFMKKDEIIAYLDGFISHVNAPVIEHAEVRRVKRRDDGAYAVSTTQGEFTADQIVVASGGYHTPIVPRFAERLSASIVQIQSSAYRNPQSLPQGAVMVVGTGQSGAQIAEDLHLAGRKVVLAVGEAPRCARFYRGRDVVDWLADMQYYDMPVEKHPLREGVRDNTNHYVTGRDGGRDIDLRKFAAEGMELFGKLEDLRDGQFHFAPTLGANLDAADDTYNRINASIDLFIEKHAIDAPPGVAYEPVWRPAEERTTLELAASGIAAIVWCIGFTPDFSWLDLPVFNGRGYPAHVRGVTPIDGLYFVGLPWLHTWGSGRFSGVARDAEHIVQSLHAKARERNAMSAAVAA; encoded by the coding sequence ATGTCGAATCCAGCACATCCGGTCACCAGCAGAAGCCACTACAGCGTGATCGTGGTCGGCGGCGGCCAGGCGGGTCTGTCGGTCAGTTATTACCTGAAACAGGCCGGCATCGATCATCTCGTCGTGGAAAAGAAGACCCTCACGCATACGTGGCGCGAGCAGCGCTGGGACACATTCTGTCTCGTCACGCCGAACTGGCAGTGCGCGCTGCCGGGCTACCCGTATCGCGGCGACGATCCGCATGGCTTCATGAAGAAGGACGAGATCATCGCGTACCTGGACGGCTTCATCAGCCATGTGAATGCGCCTGTAATCGAACATGCGGAAGTCAGGCGCGTAAAGCGCCGCGACGATGGGGCCTATGCAGTGTCGACGACGCAGGGCGAGTTCACGGCCGACCAGATCGTGGTCGCCTCAGGCGGCTATCACACGCCGATCGTTCCGCGTTTTGCGGAGCGCCTGTCGGCCAGCATCGTGCAGATCCAGTCGTCCGCTTATCGCAATCCGCAGTCATTGCCGCAAGGCGCGGTGATGGTGGTCGGCACGGGTCAGTCCGGCGCGCAGATCGCGGAAGACCTGCATCTGGCAGGACGCAAAGTGGTGCTCGCAGTCGGCGAGGCGCCGCGCTGTGCGCGCTTTTATCGTGGGCGTGATGTCGTGGACTGGCTCGCGGACATGCAGTACTACGACATGCCGGTGGAAAAACATCCGTTGCGCGAAGGGGTGCGTGATAACACCAATCACTACGTCACGGGTCGCGACGGCGGCCGCGATATCGATCTGCGAAAGTTCGCGGCCGAGGGCATGGAACTGTTCGGCAAGCTCGAAGATCTGCGCGATGGCCAGTTCCATTTCGCACCCACGTTGGGCGCGAATCTCGACGCAGCCGACGATACGTATAACCGCATCAACGCGAGCATCGACCTCTTCATCGAGAAGCACGCCATCGATGCGCCGCCCGGTGTCGCATACGAACCGGTTTGGCGTCCGGCCGAAGAGCGCACCACGCTCGAACTCGCTGCGAGCGGCATTGCGGCGATTGTCTGGTGTATTGGCTTCACGCCGGACTTTAGCTGGCTCGATCTGCCCGTCTTCAACGGACGCGGCTATCCGGCGCACGTGCGCGGCGTCACACCGATCGACGGCCTGTACTTCGTCGGCCTGCCGTGGCTGCACACGTGGGGATCGGGTCGCTTCTCCGGCGTTGCGCGCGATGCCGAGCATATCGTGCAGAGCCTTCATGCGAAGGCCCGCGAGCGCAATGCGATGAGCGCTGCCGTGGCCGCCTAG
- a CDS encoding MSMEG_0570 family nitrogen starvation response protein yields MPVMHFRIQWPDGEEAICYSPSLVIGDFFTPGEAYPLDDFVERSRQALGIASERVRAKYGFACSAALDQLAQIERDAQRFGDRPEATVKVIEFS; encoded by the coding sequence ATGCCTGTCATGCACTTTCGCATTCAGTGGCCCGATGGCGAGGAGGCTATCTGCTACTCGCCGTCGCTCGTGATCGGCGATTTTTTCACGCCGGGTGAGGCTTATCCGCTCGACGATTTCGTCGAGCGTTCACGGCAGGCGTTGGGCATCGCATCCGAACGCGTTCGCGCGAAGTACGGCTTTGCCTGTTCGGCGGCGCTGGACCAGCTCGCGCAGATCGAACGCGACGCGCAACGCTTTGGCGATCGGCCGGAGGCGACGGTCAAGGTCATTGAATTCAGCTAG
- a CDS encoding MSMEG_0565 family glycosyltransferase codes for MKALRIGLLTHSVNPRGGVVHTLELASALTSLGHDVTVFVPATASEVLFRQPPCRVVYARIVLPQGDTVAMVEARLDALRRALKHHASSFDVLHAQDSISGNALAELKAEGLIRGFLRTVHHLDHFDNPRLAAWQRRAYEDADQVLCVSDMWTREMRDTHGINAVTVANGVNRERFSARKDQHDSLLSQRCRIGEGPVVLAVGGIEARKNTLALLEAFALVRRRVPDAQLVIAGGASLLDHDAYSRTLLQRASTLGLSIGPRQSVVVTGPLDDALMPALFRRANVLSMVSLREGFGLVVLEALASGTPVVASKIAPFTEYLDEHTCIWADPVDVVSIATALLNAIRPANGANAIDFNHAVPDLLARYSWTASAQRHVQAYQAYQAYHAALAK; via the coding sequence ATGAAGGCCCTTCGGATCGGATTGCTCACTCATTCGGTCAATCCGCGCGGCGGCGTCGTGCACACGCTTGAACTGGCGAGCGCACTAACGTCGCTCGGCCACGATGTCACGGTGTTCGTACCGGCCACAGCCAGCGAAGTGCTATTCCGGCAGCCGCCATGCCGCGTGGTGTACGCGCGCATCGTCTTGCCGCAAGGCGACACGGTCGCGATGGTGGAAGCACGGCTCGACGCATTGAGGAGGGCGCTAAAGCATCACGCGTCGTCGTTCGATGTTCTGCACGCGCAGGACAGCATCAGTGGCAACGCACTGGCCGAATTGAAGGCCGAAGGCCTGATACGCGGCTTCCTGCGCACGGTGCATCACCTCGATCACTTCGACAATCCGCGTCTCGCAGCGTGGCAACGGCGTGCTTACGAAGACGCGGATCAGGTGTTATGCGTGAGCGACATGTGGACGCGCGAAATGCGCGACACGCATGGCATAAACGCGGTGACGGTCGCCAACGGCGTCAATCGGGAGCGGTTCTCCGCGCGCAAGGACCAGCACGATTCGCTGCTTTCACAGCGCTGCAGGATTGGCGAGGGGCCCGTTGTGCTGGCTGTCGGCGGCATCGAGGCGCGCAAGAACACGCTGGCGCTGCTCGAAGCATTTGCGCTCGTGAGACGCCGCGTGCCCGACGCGCAACTGGTCATTGCAGGCGGCGCGAGTCTTCTCGATCACGACGCGTATTCACGGACCTTGTTGCAACGTGCGTCGACTCTCGGTCTCTCAATCGGTCCACGACAAAGCGTAGTCGTGACTGGCCCGCTCGACGATGCCCTGATGCCTGCACTGTTTCGGCGCGCGAACGTGCTTTCAATGGTGTCGCTGCGTGAAGGGTTCGGTCTCGTGGTGCTCGAAGCCCTCGCGAGCGGCACGCCGGTCGTGGCGTCGAAGATTGCTCCATTCACCGAGTATCTCGATGAGCACACCTGCATCTGGGCCGATCCTGTCGATGTGGTGTCCATTGCGACTGCGCTGCTGAACGCGATAAGACCGGCGAACGGGGCCAACGCCATCGACTTCAATCATGCCGTGCCCGACTTGCTGGCCCGCTACAGCTGGACGGCGAGCGCGCAGCGTCATGTGCAGGCGTATCAGGCGTATCAGGCGTACCACGCGGCTCTGGCGAAATAA
- a CDS encoding sll0787 family AIR synthase-like protein: protein MSVADLVAALRESRGFRHKTDIAGVVGSLARRLPGGARDLAQAVALGDDCAALADGDGYLLFAIEGMVSDFVTAMPWFAGYSSVMVNVSDIYAMGGRPLAVVDALWSPGSGAAEEVLAGMAAASVAYGVPIVGGHTNTRSDASQLAVSIVGRAKALLTSFNAKPGDSVLMAVDLRGQFAEPYPFWNASVGAPSQRLRDDLDLLPQLAESGLCDAAKDISMAGTLGTALMLLECSNAGARIDLDRIPRPAGIAFERWLTAFPSYGYLLSVRDEHVAAVQARFAARSLDCAVIGTVDATRQVVLQQRDDVALLWDFRREPFIAAQGSA from the coding sequence ATGAGTGTCGCCGATCTCGTGGCCGCGTTGCGGGAAAGCCGGGGCTTTCGTCACAAAACCGATATCGCCGGCGTGGTCGGCTCGCTCGCGCGCCGGCTGCCCGGCGGCGCGCGCGATCTCGCGCAAGCGGTTGCGCTGGGCGACGATTGCGCCGCACTGGCCGACGGCGACGGCTATCTGCTGTTCGCGATCGAAGGCATGGTCAGTGACTTCGTGACTGCGATGCCGTGGTTCGCAGGCTATAGCAGCGTGATGGTCAACGTCAGCGATATCTACGCAATGGGCGGCCGCCCGCTTGCCGTCGTCGATGCGTTGTGGAGTCCCGGTAGCGGCGCGGCCGAAGAAGTGCTGGCAGGTATGGCGGCAGCTTCTGTCGCGTATGGCGTGCCGATTGTCGGCGGCCATACGAACACCCGCAGCGATGCATCGCAACTGGCGGTGTCGATCGTGGGACGGGCAAAAGCATTGCTGACGAGTTTCAATGCGAAGCCGGGCGATAGTGTGCTGATGGCGGTCGATCTGCGCGGGCAGTTCGCCGAGCCTTATCCGTTCTGGAATGCTTCGGTGGGCGCGCCGTCGCAGCGTTTGCGCGACGATCTCGACCTGTTGCCGCAACTCGCGGAAAGCGGACTGTGCGATGCGGCGAAGGATATCAGCATGGCGGGCACGCTCGGCACCGCGCTGATGTTGCTCGAATGTTCGAACGCGGGCGCACGCATCGACCTCGATCGTATTCCTCGGCCGGCGGGCATTGCTTTTGAGCGGTGGCTGACGGCGTTTCCGAGCTATGGCTATCTGCTGAGCGTGCGTGACGAGCATGTCGCTGCCGTGCAGGCGCGATTCGCCGCGCGCTCGCTGGACTGCGCGGTGATCGGCACGGTCGACGCGACGCGCCAGGTGGTGCTCCAGCAACGGGACGACGTCGCGTTGCTGTGGGACTTTCGGCGTGAGCCGTTCATTGCCGCGCAGGGCAGTGCGTGA
- a CDS encoding MSMEG_0567/Sll0786 family nitrogen starvation N-acetyltransferase, which produces MFGEAIAGAALDGEVVFTPYAPSEFRIKWTTLEWEAEQAHKLRRAVFCIEQGIFIGDDRDDVDRHAQQLVALSCVAGMPEQVVGTVRIHRDDNAGNVWFGSRLAVHAAFRRYGKIGATLIRLAVSSAHALGCETFLAHVQSQNVPLFRAMHWDVLAEETLLGRPHHLMQAQLAAYPPCTTPYGGFVTHSPARLEARERTPERSAA; this is translated from the coding sequence ATGTTCGGCGAAGCGATTGCGGGCGCGGCGCTCGACGGCGAGGTGGTTTTCACGCCCTATGCGCCGAGCGAATTCCGTATCAAGTGGACCACGCTCGAATGGGAAGCCGAACAGGCTCACAAGCTGCGGCGCGCAGTGTTCTGTATCGAGCAGGGCATTTTTATCGGCGACGACCGTGACGACGTCGACAGGCACGCGCAGCAGCTGGTCGCGCTCAGTTGCGTGGCCGGGATGCCGGAGCAGGTGGTCGGCACGGTGCGAATTCATCGCGACGATAACGCGGGCAACGTCTGGTTCGGCTCGCGGCTCGCGGTGCATGCGGCGTTCAGGCGCTACGGCAAGATCGGCGCGACGCTGATTCGCCTCGCGGTGAGCAGTGCGCATGCGCTCGGGTGCGAGACCTTTCTCGCTCATGTGCAAAGTCAGAACGTGCCGCTCTTTCGTGCGATGCACTGGGACGTGCTGGCCGAGGAAACGCTGCTTGGCCGCCCGCATCATCTGATGCAGGCGCAATTGGCTGCTTATCCGCCGTGTACGACGCCCTATGGCGGTTTCGTCACGCATTCGCCGGCCCGTCTCGAAGCGCGGGAACGGACGCCTGAGCGGAGCGCGGCATGA
- a CDS encoding MSMEG_0568 family radical SAM protein: MTELQSAGLRLVSPDAGAASRRGGAGPSDHKAVTVDGVTIMVPVHTSTAWHSPFVAQTPDANGSSALLRGTIPIANISFPKAPRFYSMQTLDGVPYSHIAALHSADVLATTVLQTCIRYESRRKSCKFCAIGQSLAAGRTIARKTPEQLAEVARAAVLLDGVKHMVLTTGTPATPDRGARILCESAFAIKAAVDLPIQAQCEPPDDDRWFARMKASGIDTLGMHLEVVTPALRERIMPGKASVPLSRYMEAFKAAVAVFGRAQVSTYILAGLGDSAEAILAMSRELIELGVYPFVVPFVPISGTPLEDHPAPTPEFMKSVLMPLGGMLNAAAMRSSEIKAGCGKCGACSSLSSYEA, from the coding sequence ATGACTGAACTGCAGTCGGCCGGTTTGCGGCTCGTGTCACCGGATGCGGGGGCGGCGAGCCGGCGCGGCGGCGCGGGTCCATCGGATCACAAGGCCGTCACCGTGGATGGCGTGACGATCATGGTGCCGGTCCATACGAGTACTGCATGGCACTCGCCGTTCGTTGCACAGACACCCGACGCGAATGGATCGAGCGCGCTGTTGCGCGGCACGATTCCGATTGCGAACATCAGCTTCCCGAAAGCGCCGCGTTTTTACAGCATGCAGACGCTCGACGGCGTGCCGTACTCGCATATCGCGGCGCTGCACAGTGCGGATGTGCTCGCCACCACGGTGCTGCAAACCTGCATTCGCTACGAAAGCCGGCGTAAAAGCTGCAAGTTCTGCGCGATCGGTCAGTCACTCGCGGCAGGCCGCACGATTGCGCGCAAGACACCGGAACAGCTCGCGGAAGTGGCGCGTGCGGCCGTCCTGCTCGACGGCGTAAAGCACATGGTGCTGACGACCGGAACACCGGCCACGCCGGATCGCGGCGCGCGGATTCTCTGCGAAAGCGCATTCGCAATCAAGGCCGCGGTCGACCTGCCGATCCAGGCGCAATGCGAGCCGCCCGACGACGACCGCTGGTTCGCACGCATGAAAGCGAGCGGTATCGACACGCTGGGCATGCATCTCGAAGTGGTGACGCCCGCGCTTCGTGAACGCATCATGCCGGGCAAGGCGAGTGTGCCGCTCTCGCGCTACATGGAGGCGTTCAAGGCTGCCGTCGCCGTATTCGGCCGCGCGCAGGTGAGCACGTATATTCTCGCGGGACTGGGCGATAGCGCCGAAGCGATACTTGCCATGTCGCGCGAATTGATCGAACTGGGCGTCTATCCGTTCGTCGTTCCGTTCGTGCCGATCAGCGGCACGCCGCTCGAGGATCATCCGGCGCCCACGCCCGAATTCATGAAGTCGGTGTTGATGCCGCTTGGCGGCATGCTCAACGCCGCGGCGATGCGTTCGTCCGAGATCAAGGCAGGCTGCGGCAAATGCGGCGCCTGTTCGTCGCTTTCTTCCTACGAGGCGTGA
- a CDS encoding Nit6803 family nitrilase, producing MSDKPTGKRVVRAAAVQIAPDFERSGGTLEKVCEAIGKAAREGVQLIVFPETFVPYYPYFSFVRAPVASGADHMKLYDEAVVVPGPVTQAVAEQARLHQMVVVLGVNERDYGSLYNTQLVFDVDGQIVLKRRKITPTFHERMIWGQGDAAGLKVAHTALGRVGALACWEHYNPLARYALMTQHEEIHCSQFPGSLVGPIFAEQIEVTIRHHALESGCFVVNATGWLSDAQIASVTPDTNLQKALRGGCNTAIVSPEGQHLAAPLREGEGMVIADLDMSLITKRKRMMDSVGHYARPELLSLAINRRPAETVSPMPVWTTPAHADFQPTEGWCDEPQRDAVGREPAIDD from the coding sequence ATGTCCGACAAACCGACCGGCAAGCGTGTGGTGCGCGCCGCGGCCGTGCAGATCGCGCCGGATTTCGAGCGCAGCGGCGGCACACTCGAGAAGGTCTGCGAAGCGATCGGCAAGGCGGCCCGCGAGGGCGTGCAGCTGATCGTCTTTCCGGAGACGTTCGTGCCGTATTACCCGTACTTTTCATTCGTGCGAGCGCCGGTCGCCTCGGGTGCCGATCACATGAAGCTGTACGACGAAGCGGTGGTCGTCCCTGGCCCCGTCACTCAGGCAGTCGCCGAGCAGGCGCGATTGCACCAGATGGTGGTCGTTCTCGGCGTGAACGAGCGCGATTACGGCAGCCTGTACAACACGCAGCTTGTGTTCGACGTGGACGGGCAGATCGTGCTCAAGCGCCGCAAGATCACGCCGACGTTTCATGAACGGATGATCTGGGGGCAGGGCGATGCGGCCGGCCTGAAGGTCGCGCACACGGCGCTCGGGCGGGTGGGTGCACTGGCGTGCTGGGAGCATTACAACCCGCTCGCGCGCTATGCGCTGATGACGCAGCATGAAGAAATTCACTGCAGCCAGTTTCCGGGTTCGCTGGTCGGGCCGATCTTCGCGGAGCAGATCGAGGTGACCATCCGGCATCACGCGCTGGAATCGGGTTGCTTCGTGGTAAATGCAACGGGTTGGCTGAGCGACGCGCAGATTGCCTCGGTGACGCCGGACACGAATCTGCAGAAGGCGCTGCGTGGCGGCTGCAATACGGCCATTGTGTCGCCGGAAGGGCAGCATCTCGCTGCGCCATTGCGGGAGGGCGAAGGCATGGTGATCGCCGATCTCGACATGAGCCTCATCACCAAACGCAAACGCATGATGGATTCAGTGGGCCACTATGCGCGCCCCGAGTTGCTGAGCCTGGCGATCAATCGCCGGCCCGCGGAAACCGTCTCGCCGATGCCGGTATGGACCACGCCGGCACACGCCGATTTTCAACCAACCGAAGGATGGTGCGATGAACCCCAGCGAGACGCTGTCGGCAGAGAGCCGGCAATTGATGACTGA
- a CDS encoding MSMEG_0572/Sll0783 family nitrogen starvation response protein, with amino-acid sequence MPAVNKPLHQKGDYLVDYEEKVFEDVKAEPGEKALVTFHTVAFEGSIGFVNLLQATRLQRKGFDTSVLLYGPGVTLGLQRGFPTLGDEAFPGHLNFNKQLMKFMEEGGKVYACRFALQALYGHGEASLIEGIRPISPLDVLDIQLLHRKDNALIIHTWTV; translated from the coding sequence ATGCCAGCCGTCAACAAACCGCTGCATCAGAAAGGCGATTACCTTGTCGACTACGAAGAGAAGGTCTTCGAGGATGTCAAAGCCGAACCCGGAGAAAAAGCGCTCGTCACATTCCATACCGTTGCGTTCGAAGGGTCGATTGGTTTCGTCAATCTGCTGCAGGCCACGCGTTTGCAGCGCAAGGGCTTCGACACGTCGGTGCTGCTTTATGGGCCGGGCGTCACGCTCGGTCTGCAACGCGGCTTTCCGACACTCGGCGACGAGGCGTTTCCCGGCCACCTCAACTTCAACAAGCAGTTGATGAAGTTCATGGAAGAAGGCGGCAAGGTGTACGCATGCCGTTTCGCGTTGCAGGCGTTGTATGGGCATGGCGAAGCGTCGCTGATCGAGGGTATCCGTCCGATCAGCCCGCTCGACGTGCTCGACATCCAGTTGCTTCACCGCAAGGACAATGCGTTGATCATCCACACGTGGACGGTTTGA
- a CDS encoding PLP-dependent aminotransferase family protein, with protein MSSPTHHWIKRLADIRKPAYLAIPDLIEEDLATGRLRPRDRLPGLRDLAEELSLNYTTVARAYAEARKRGLLDSRAGSGTFVRGRTATLPLAGGSSIEMSMNTPPEPPDCAARLRDSAARLMADSDPYALLRYQDFGGSPADKEAGAEWLRRRVPHCDAQNVLVCPGIHSALVALVSQLARPGGTICLDTLAYPGIKAIAAQLGVRLQALPRDDEGPLAHAFEALCKTDKPSAFYCNPTLQNPSTLTLTHKRREALADVALRYSVPIIEDDAYAMLPHGAPDPLASFAPELTYYVTGMSKCFGAGLRVAHLHAPTPRQAQRLAGALRATTVMASPYTVTLATQWIADGTALDMLNAIRNESRARQAIAARMLHAWSYDTHPDSFHLWLPVPVASGWSVSELALQLRNQGIAAVAGAAFSTDGNPPHAMRVCLGGSKTRDECAEALHVIAETLDHPHHLHSPVM; from the coding sequence ATGAGCAGCCCGACACATCACTGGATCAAACGTCTTGCCGACATCCGCAAGCCGGCCTATCTCGCGATTCCCGATCTGATCGAAGAAGACCTTGCGACCGGACGGCTGCGTCCGCGTGACCGCTTGCCGGGTTTGCGCGACCTCGCGGAAGAACTTTCGCTGAACTACACGACGGTCGCGCGCGCGTATGCGGAAGCGAGAAAGCGTGGCCTGCTCGATTCGCGCGCCGGCAGCGGCACATTCGTGCGCGGCCGTACCGCGACGTTGCCGCTTGCCGGCGGCAGCAGCATCGAAATGTCGATGAACACGCCACCGGAGCCGCCCGACTGCGCAGCGCGGCTGCGCGATTCGGCGGCGCGGCTCATGGCCGACAGTGATCCGTATGCGTTGCTGCGCTATCAGGATTTCGGCGGCTCGCCTGCCGACAAGGAAGCCGGCGCCGAATGGCTGCGCCGCCGGGTTCCGCATTGCGACGCGCAGAACGTGCTGGTGTGCCCGGGCATTCATAGCGCGCTGGTGGCGCTCGTTTCGCAACTCGCGAGACCGGGCGGCACGATCTGTCTCGACACGCTGGCGTATCCCGGCATCAAGGCGATTGCCGCGCAACTCGGCGTGCGTTTGCAGGCCCTGCCTCGCGACGACGAAGGGCCGCTCGCCCATGCGTTCGAGGCGCTTTGCAAGACCGACAAACCTAGCGCGTTCTACTGCAACCCCACGTTGCAGAATCCGAGCACGCTCACGCTCACGCACAAGCGCCGCGAAGCGCTTGCCGACGTCGCACTGCGCTATAGCGTGCCGATCATCGAGGACGATGCGTATGCGATGCTGCCGCACGGCGCGCCCGACCCGCTCGCGAGTTTCGCGCCCGAACTGACCTACTACGTGACGGGTATGTCGAAGTGTTTCGGCGCGGGGCTGCGTGTCGCGCATCTGCATGCACCCACGCCTCGGCAGGCGCAGAGGCTGGCTGGCGCGTTGCGTGCAACCACGGTCATGGCCAGTCCTTACACCGTCACGCTCGCCACGCAATGGATTGCGGACGGCACCGCGCTCGACATGCTCAACGCGATTCGCAACGAGTCGCGCGCGCGCCAGGCGATCGCCGCGCGCATGCTCCACGCGTGGTCTTACGACACGCATCCGGACAGCTTTCATTTGTGGTTGCCGGTGCCGGTTGCAAGCGGCTGGAGTGTGTCCGAACTCGCGTTGCAGTTGCGCAATCAAGGCATTGCCGCCGTGGCCGGCGCTGCGTTTTCCACCGACGGCAACCCACCCCATGCGATGCGTGTTTGCCTTGGCGGCTCGAAGACGCGCGACGAATGTGCCGAAGCGTTGCATGTGATCGCGGAGACGCTCGACCATCCGCATCATCTGCACTCGCCAGTGATGTAG
- a CDS encoding methyl-accepting chemotaxis protein: MKFYRNLKIAVKLALLGAVLLAATMIVGLEGWHALSRTHALQIESARTLSQYAQAADTARVAQVEFKKQVQEWKDLLLRGADQAAFTKYRDAFNKESGTTHAALLQLKDQFTALGVNTDGVDSALATHSSLQNSYLEALKHYDAADPNSAHVVDGLVKGIDRAPTAAIDDIVAAVMRQAHDSNVRTTASAESAYTLATVLLLSVVIASLGVGAFAVWFLSHAITAPVKQAVGVAQAVAAGDLRADVMVQSEDETGQLLIALNEMNQRLRHIVSEIREGANTISSATQEIAAGNLDLSARTEEQAASLEETAASMQHFTDSVQRNASNAREATALAQTAAQAAREGGIVMTDAVRTMGQIDAASKRIVDIIAVVEAISAQTNILALNAAVEAARAGTQGRGFAVVASEVRSLAQRSADAAREIKTLIRESVATIDAGTQLINRANLTMNGVVESAGSVTRIIESIATASVDQAQGIAEVNDAVTQMDQVTQSNAALVEQAAAAADAVQNKASGLVRSVSFFRLAA, translated from the coding sequence GTGAAGTTTTATCGAAATCTGAAGATTGCGGTCAAGTTGGCGCTGCTCGGCGCCGTGCTCCTTGCGGCAACGATGATCGTGGGTCTCGAAGGTTGGCACGCGTTGTCGAGGACGCACGCATTGCAGATCGAGTCGGCGCGCACGTTGAGTCAGTATGCTCAGGCTGCCGACACCGCGCGGGTCGCTCAGGTCGAATTCAAGAAGCAGGTTCAGGAATGGAAGGACCTGTTATTGCGCGGCGCGGATCAGGCCGCCTTCACGAAATACCGCGACGCGTTCAACAAGGAAAGCGGGACGACGCATGCCGCGCTGCTGCAACTGAAGGACCAGTTCACCGCACTCGGCGTGAATACGGACGGCGTGGACAGCGCGCTTGCGACACACAGTTCGTTGCAGAACAGCTACCTTGAGGCGCTCAAGCATTACGACGCGGCTGATCCCAATAGCGCGCACGTGGTGGATGGTCTCGTCAAAGGCATCGACCGCGCGCCCACCGCTGCGATCGACGACATCGTCGCCGCCGTCATGCGTCAGGCGCATGATTCCAACGTGCGCACCACGGCGTCCGCTGAAAGCGCGTACACGCTTGCCACGGTGCTGCTGCTGTCGGTCGTGATTGCGTCGCTCGGCGTGGGCGCGTTCGCAGTCTGGTTCCTGAGCCACGCCATTACCGCTCCGGTGAAGCAGGCCGTGGGCGTCGCACAAGCCGTCGCGGCGGGCGACCTGCGCGCCGACGTTATGGTGCAAAGCGAGGATGAAACCGGACAGTTGCTGATCGCGCTCAATGAGATGAATCAGCGCTTGCGTCATATCGTCAGCGAGATTCGCGAAGGAGCGAACACGATTTCGTCGGCCACGCAGGAAATCGCGGCGGGCAACCTGGACCTGTCGGCACGCACCGAAGAACAGGCGGCGTCGCTCGAAGAAACGGCCGCGTCGATGCAGCATTTCACCGACTCCGTTCAACGCAACGCAAGCAACGCGCGCGAAGCCACCGCGCTCGCGCAAACCGCCGCACAAGCCGCACGCGAAGGCGGCATCGTGATGACCGACGCGGTGCGCACGATGGGTCAGATCGATGCGGCATCCAAACGTATCGTGGATATCATCGCGGTCGTGGAAGCCATTTCGGCGCAAACGAATATTCTCGCGCTGAACGCGGCCGTCGAGGCGGCGCGCGCCGGCACGCAAGGTCGCGGCTTTGCGGTAGTCGCGAGCGAGGTGCGCAGTCTCGCGCAACGTTCCGCCGACGCCGCCCGCGAAATCAAGACGCTGATTCGCGAGTCGGTCGCAACGATCGACGCCGGCACGCAACTGATCAACCGGGCGAACCTGACCATGAACGGTGTGGTGGAAAGTGCGGGCAGCGTGACGCGCATCATCGAGTCGATCGCGACGGCGAGCGTCGATCAGGCGCAAGGCATTGCGGAAGTCAACGACGCGGTCACGCAGATGGATCAGGTCACGCAAAGCAACGCGGCGCTGGTCGAGCAGGCAGCAGCAGCGGCAGACGCCGTGCAGAACAAGGCATCCGGCCTCGTGCGCAGCGTCAGTTTCTTCAGGCTGGCGGCCTGA
- a CDS encoding DUF2000 domain-containing protein has protein sequence MEFDTKVAIIVLDDLAVWQKLNVTAFLATGIAGAAPEAMGEPYEDAAGRRHARLLGQPMMVYQADSAGLLRAFRQGIERELTRAVYVRAMFSTGHDAANREVFRAEAADTPDLVGLAVRGPKKAVDKAVKGLSLHG, from the coding sequence ATGGAATTCGATACGAAAGTGGCGATTATCGTGCTGGACGATCTCGCCGTCTGGCAAAAGCTGAACGTAACCGCGTTTCTCGCCACCGGCATTGCGGGTGCCGCACCCGAAGCAATGGGCGAGCCTTATGAAGACGCGGCAGGCCGCCGCCACGCGCGTTTGCTCGGTCAGCCAATGATGGTGTATCAGGCGGACAGCGCCGGCCTGCTGCGTGCGTTCCGTCAGGGCATTGAACGCGAACTGACGCGCGCCGTCTATGTGCGCGCGATGTTCTCCACCGGCCATGATGCCGCGAATCGCGAGGTGTTCCGCGCGGAGGCCGCCGATACGCCAGACCTCGTCGGCCTCGCCGTGCGCGGTCCGAAAAAGGCTGTCGACAAAGCGGTGAAAGGTCTTTCGTTGCACGGCTGA